Proteins encoded by one window of Actinocorallia herbida:
- a CDS encoding serine hydrolase translates to MSAGTGAVGRIEAEFRDAGVHGRLHALDLDSGAEVAAGADEAVVLASVFKVPLLVAFFRRAAAGELDARAQVVLPPEARIAGATGTSVLLDEVRMSLRDLACLMITVSDNTAADAVMDHVGLDHVNRAMAELGLDRTRIVGNARDLHASMLADAGADDAAALWARLGEPGVLARLSALDPALATRGTPREMTRLLAAVWRDEAAPPDACALMRRMLGLQVWPHRLASGFPYDDVVVSGKTGTLPTVRNEIGVVEYPDGGRYAVAVFTRSRSTASAQPRADAVIGTAARLAVQALRAGG, encoded by the coding sequence GTGAGCGCCGGGACCGGGGCCGTGGGCCGGATCGAGGCCGAATTCCGCGACGCGGGAGTGCACGGACGGCTGCACGCGCTCGACCTGGACTCCGGCGCGGAGGTCGCGGCCGGGGCCGACGAGGCCGTCGTGCTCGCGTCGGTGTTCAAGGTGCCGCTGCTCGTCGCGTTCTTCCGGCGGGCCGCCGCCGGGGAGCTCGACGCGCGCGCCCAGGTGGTCCTGCCGCCCGAGGCGCGGATCGCCGGGGCCACCGGGACGTCGGTACTGCTGGACGAGGTGCGGATGTCGCTCCGCGACCTCGCCTGCCTGATGATCACGGTGAGCGACAACACCGCCGCCGACGCGGTGATGGACCACGTCGGGCTCGACCACGTCAACCGCGCGATGGCCGAGCTCGGCCTTGACCGCACCCGGATCGTCGGCAACGCCCGCGACCTGCACGCCTCGATGCTCGCCGACGCGGGCGCCGACGACGCCGCCGCCCTGTGGGCGCGCCTCGGGGAGCCCGGCGTGCTCGCGCGGCTGTCCGCGCTCGACCCTGCCCTGGCCACCCGCGGCACGCCGCGCGAGATGACGCGCCTGCTCGCGGCGGTCTGGCGCGACGAGGCCGCGCCGCCCGACGCCTGCGCGCTGATGCGCCGGATGCTCGGCCTCCAGGTGTGGCCGCACCGGCTCGCGTCCGGATTCCCCTATGACGACGTCGTCGTCAGCGGCAAGACCGGCACCCTCCCGACCGTCCGCAACGAGATCGGCGTCGTGGAGTACCCCGACGGGGGCCGCTACGCCGTCGCGGTGTTCACCCGCTCGCGGAGCACCGCCTCCGCGCAGCCGCGGGCCGACGCCGTCATCGGGACCGCCGCGCGCCTGGCCGTCCAGGCCCTGCGCGCCGGAGGGTGA
- a CDS encoding inositol monophosphatase family protein: MIDLRRAHAVAVEAAEAAGAVLAPGARFDVRAKGGAGDLVTDLDLRSEKIIIDRLLSAFPDHAVLAEESGRTPGNGPLWVIDPLDGTHNLTIGLPAYSVGVALCVDGAPAVGVVHDPVTGQTWSAVRGGGPLGPGGTPLPPPEASPRKGLIVSYIVGYPVSRDDPTAMAHLYVLNRRCSRVLALWSPQLTWIMLARGLIDAVIGYRTGPVDLPAGALIATEAGARLTTLDGAPFPVCVEAPEHTFVAARPEAAAELLPMLASAAALRMPEPA, encoded by the coding sequence ATGATCGACCTTCGGCGGGCGCACGCGGTGGCGGTCGAGGCGGCGGAGGCAGCGGGGGCGGTCCTGGCGCCCGGCGCCCGGTTCGACGTGCGGGCGAAGGGCGGCGCGGGCGACCTGGTCACCGACCTGGACCTGCGGTCCGAGAAGATCATCATCGACCGGCTGCTGAGCGCCTTCCCCGACCACGCCGTCCTCGCCGAGGAGTCCGGGAGGACGCCGGGGAACGGGCCGCTGTGGGTGATCGACCCCCTGGACGGCACCCACAACCTGACGATCGGGCTGCCCGCCTACTCGGTGGGGGTGGCGCTCTGCGTGGACGGGGCGCCGGCCGTCGGGGTGGTGCACGATCCCGTCACCGGGCAGACGTGGTCGGCGGTGCGGGGCGGCGGGCCGCTCGGTCCGGGCGGGACGCCGCTGCCGCCGCCGGAGGCTTCGCCCCGCAAGGGGCTCATCGTTTCGTACATCGTCGGGTACCCGGTGAGCCGGGACGATCCGACCGCGATGGCGCACCTGTACGTCCTCAACCGCAGGTGCAGCCGGGTCCTCGCGCTGTGGTCGCCGCAGCTCACCTGGATCATGCTCGCGCGCGGCCTCATCGACGCCGTCATCGGCTACCGCACCGGCCCGGTCGACCTGCCCGCGGGCGCCCTCATCGCCACCGAGGCGGGCGCCCGGCTCACCACGCTGGACGGCGCGCCGTTCCCGGTGTGCGTGGAGGCGCCCGAACACACCTTCGTCGCGGCCCGCCCTGAGGCCGCCGCCGAACTCCTGCCGATGCTGGCGTCGGCCGCGGCGCTCCGGATGCCCGAACCCGCCTGA
- a CDS encoding LysR substrate-binding domain-containing protein, with amino-acid sequence MNLVGHLECFVVVAEELHFGRAAARLGMAQPPLSQRIQRLEQELGTRLFDRSSRRVALTEPGRVLLEDARDLLVRVERIRGLADRAGDRAVLRAGLPEDLDGRVVAALIGAYRDVRPDLPLDLRPAATADHLRALAEGLLDVAVLRHPCDVSGLALGPMLGQPLGVLLPEDSPLAAVPVLPLADLRGHDLVVDGSAAPRADLLASCARHGFTPEAVHESPHPQFTLGLVLAGDAVALVPRARAVPGTAWRPLDGDPLLWRTSCAWRADTAPDGPLADLVDVTTRVLRAEAAMAPVASRVVPRPSSGFLA; translated from the coding sequence ATGAACCTCGTGGGGCATCTGGAGTGCTTCGTGGTGGTCGCCGAGGAACTCCACTTCGGCCGGGCCGCGGCGCGGCTCGGCATGGCCCAGCCACCGCTCAGCCAGCGCATCCAGCGCCTGGAGCAGGAGCTCGGCACCCGGCTGTTCGACCGCTCCAGCCGCCGGGTCGCGCTCACCGAACCCGGCAGGGTGCTGCTGGAGGACGCCCGCGACCTCCTGGTGCGGGTCGAGCGTATCCGCGGCCTCGCCGACCGGGCGGGCGACCGCGCCGTGCTGCGCGCCGGCCTCCCCGAGGACCTCGACGGACGGGTCGTCGCCGCCCTCATCGGCGCCTACCGCGACGTGCGCCCCGACCTCCCCCTCGACCTGCGGCCCGCCGCCACCGCCGACCACCTGCGCGCGCTGGCCGAAGGGCTCCTCGACGTCGCCGTGCTCCGCCACCCCTGCGACGTCTCCGGACTCGCCCTCGGGCCGATGCTCGGGCAGCCGCTCGGCGTCCTGCTCCCCGAGGACTCGCCCCTCGCCGCCGTCCCCGTCCTCCCCCTGGCCGACCTGCGCGGCCACGACCTCGTCGTCGACGGGAGCGCCGCGCCGCGCGCGGACCTGCTCGCCTCCTGCGCGCGCCACGGATTCACGCCCGAGGCCGTGCACGAGTCCCCGCATCCGCAGTTCACGCTCGGCCTCGTGCTCGCCGGGGACGCCGTCGCGCTCGTCCCGCGCGCCCGCGCCGTGCCGGGCACCGCGTGGCGTCCCCTGGACGGCGACCCGCTGCTGTGGCGGACGTCCTGCGCGTGGCGGGCCGACACCGCGCCCGACGGGCCGCTCGCCGACCTCGTCGACGTCACGACCCGCGTCCTGCGCGCCGAGGCCGCCATGGCCCCGGTGGCGTCCCGGGTCGTCCCCCGCCCGTCGTCCGGGTTCCTCGCGTGA
- a CDS encoding penicillin-binding transpeptidase domain-containing protein: MRRKAVVIAAVPTVLVAAGAGTLWALTRGDGPQPVAERFAAAWQGEDAATMARIADGDPADLPERLTKTWSDLGVTAQTIKIVSVGDGDTAKAHYRAELTLGEGQVWKYDGTFGLTEKDGEWRVAWAPSVLHPDLADGRRLTAVRVFPDRAAITGADGADLRGSSSGSVQQLLGPVGPATADQVKELGAPYREGDPIGQDGLNRQYDERLAGTPSLEVRIVEGDGDGKAVAKLASFDGADGQPLETTIDPRVQRAAGNALSSVKKNASMVVVRPSTGEILAVANKPGGYNRALMGQYPPGSTFKIVTAAALVAGGLKVTDTVPCPATTEIGGRTFKNAGFEKLGSVPLRDAFAHSCNTTFADLAVKDLGDGRLAEVAAQFGFNAPVLAGLPAVRAAFPAVEDDTALAAAAFGQGEVLTSPLNMASVAAAAADGTWRSPRLVPADLVGAALDAGGKKAEPDHALDPGVRKALRVLMPAVVTEGTAHAVAFPAGSAGKTGTAEYGSGENPPTHAWFVGYKGDVAFAVIVEDGGTGAEAAAPVAAKFLKAL, encoded by the coding sequence ATGCGGCGCAAGGCAGTGGTGATCGCGGCGGTGCCCACGGTCCTGGTGGCGGCCGGAGCGGGCACGCTGTGGGCGCTGACCAGGGGAGACGGGCCGCAGCCCGTCGCGGAGCGGTTCGCGGCCGCCTGGCAGGGCGAGGACGCCGCGACGATGGCGCGGATCGCCGACGGGGATCCCGCCGATCTGCCCGAGCGGCTCACGAAGACCTGGAGCGATCTGGGCGTCACCGCCCAGACCATCAAGATCGTCTCGGTGGGGGACGGCGACACGGCCAAGGCCCACTACCGGGCCGAGCTGACCCTGGGCGAGGGCCAGGTGTGGAAGTACGACGGCACCTTCGGTCTCACCGAGAAGGACGGTGAGTGGCGGGTGGCCTGGGCGCCGTCCGTCCTGCACCCCGACCTCGCCGACGGACGGCGGCTCACGGCCGTCCGCGTCTTCCCGGACCGGGCGGCGATCACCGGGGCCGACGGCGCCGACCTGCGCGGCAGCTCGTCCGGCTCGGTGCAGCAGCTGCTCGGCCCCGTCGGACCGGCCACCGCCGACCAGGTCAAGGAGCTCGGCGCGCCCTATCGGGAGGGCGACCCGATCGGCCAGGACGGACTCAACCGGCAGTACGACGAGCGGCTCGCCGGAACCCCGTCGCTCGAGGTCCGGATCGTCGAGGGCGACGGCGACGGGAAGGCCGTCGCGAAGCTCGCCTCGTTCGACGGGGCCGACGGGCAGCCGCTGGAGACGACCATCGATCCGCGCGTCCAGCGGGCGGCGGGGAACGCGCTGTCCTCCGTCAAGAAGAACGCCTCGATGGTGGTCGTGCGGCCCTCCACCGGCGAGATCCTCGCCGTCGCGAACAAGCCCGGCGGATACAACCGCGCGCTGATGGGCCAGTACCCTCCCGGCTCGACCTTCAAGATCGTGACGGCCGCGGCGCTCGTCGCGGGCGGCCTCAAGGTCACCGACACCGTGCCGTGCCCGGCGACCACCGAGATCGGCGGCCGGACCTTCAAGAACGCCGGTTTCGAGAAGCTGGGAAGCGTGCCCCTGCGGGACGCCTTCGCGCACTCCTGCAACACCACCTTCGCGGACCTGGCCGTCAAGGACCTGGGCGACGGGCGGCTCGCGGAGGTCGCCGCCCAGTTCGGCTTCAACGCCCCCGTGCTCGCCGGCCTGCCCGCCGTCCGCGCCGCGTTCCCCGCGGTCGAGGACGACACCGCGCTGGCCGCCGCCGCGTTCGGCCAGGGCGAGGTGCTGACCAGCCCGCTCAACATGGCCTCGGTCGCCGCCGCGGCCGCCGACGGCACCTGGCGCTCGCCCCGGCTCGTCCCCGCCGACCTCGTCGGCGCGGCCCTGGACGCCGGGGGCAAGAAGGCAGAACCCGACCACGCGCTCGACCCCGGGGTCCGCAAGGCCCTGCGCGTCCTGATGCCCGCGGTCGTCACCGAGGGCACCGCGCACGCCGTCGCGTTCCCCGCGGGCAGCGCGGGCAAGACCGGGACCGCCGAGTACGGGTCGGGCGAGAACCCGCCGACCCACGCCTGGTTCGTCGGCTACAAGGGCGATGTCGCCTTCGCCGTCATCGTCGAGGACGGCGGCACCGGCGCCGAGGCCGCGGCCCCCGTCGCCGCGAAGTTCCTCAAGGCGCTCTGA